CCCGCCTGGTTTGTCGTCTTGATTCTGCTGGACTTACGGTTGACCTCTCCACTGTCGCTGACGCGGGTCCTCGAGTCTTTCTCCGTCCTCTTCCTTGTGCCTGCCGCTTCCTCCTATTGGGCCATGAAATTCACCGGATCCACGCCGATCACCTCCCTGTCGGGGGTTCGGAAGGAAATGCGCCGCACCCTTCCCCTGCAGATTGCCGGCGGATTGATTGGTCTGGTTCTCTGGATTGCGGCGAAAGTGCTGCGGATCCTGTAGAAAACGTTAATCCACAAGAAAAGGAATAAAAATGGAAACTTTACTCTATTTAGAAAATGTGGTGACGCTTCAGCTCGATGCAGAAAAGTGCGTCGGCTGCGGCATGTGTCTGGAGGTCTGCCCTCGCGGGGTCCTGAGCATGGAGAAGGGGCAGGCCGGGATTTCCAAGCGCGATGCCTGTATTGAATGCGGCGCCTGCAGCCGGAATTGCCCCACCGGCGCCTTTACCGTCGGGACGGGGCCGGGCTGTGCCACCGCCGTCATCAATTCCATGCTCGGCCGCAAGGGAGATTGCTGCTGTTGTCTTGATGACGGCGAAGGCTATTACAAGGGATTGGAACGACTGCAGAAGAAACAGGAGAAGCAAGGGATTTCAAAGGATAGGGTGTAAATTACTAAGTCACCTTATTAAGTTGAAAAGGTTTAAGCAATCCTAAGGTTTATAGAAGTCGAAAATCAGGGTATGCCCGATTGTATTATGCTTCATTATTATCTAAATTAAACCACTTGGAGTTTGCAAAAAAGATAAACTGCGGAATATTGTTCATCCGCATGAATTAACGGGATTGAATGAGCAGGTGGGGATGTTTCATTGAAAGGTTGTCCACGGGAGGTCATTAAACGTTACCGAGATTAAAAGCAGAAAAGAAAGGGGGAACAAAAAGAAAATGAAAAAAAGATGTGTAATGCTTCTTGCCTTGTTTCTGTCGATAGGCGTAATTTGTGGAACAGCCCATGCGGGAAAGATAGTCCTGGCCAATGATGAGTGGACTTTATCGAACTCAGGTTATTCCTCTGTCAATGACCCGGATCAGTTCGCAAAGAACGTGGCATCCTGGTTTACCGGGGGAATGGGAGGGGGTAATTTTCTGGCCTATTCCAATAATTTCGGACTAACAGGAAGCCAGTTGAGCAACACGATGACAGGCGCCGGGCATACCTGGACGGTATCAACTGCCGTCACATTCGATCTGGCAACGTTATCGAGTTATGATGGTGTCTTTCTGGCAGGGTATTACGTAAACAACCAGGTGTTGATCGATTATGTCAATAACGGCGGTAATATTTACCTTGCCGGCGGCACTGGCGTTGGAGGAGCGGCTTACGAAGCAGGGCAGTGGAATACCTTTCTAAATACCTTTGGCCTTGGTTTCGGCACGTTTTATAACGGTGTTGGTGGGAATATCGCGATCAGCAGTACACATCCCATTTTTGCCAGTGTCGATCATCTCTATCAAAGTAACGGAAGCGACACCCTGGACTTAAATGCCGGGGATTTACGGAATCAAGTTCTGATTTCTCAAAGTGGTCATGGTTTGTATGCCGTATACGATTCCGCTGTTCCTCTTCCGCCGAGCATCCTTCTTCTTGGAACCGGTATCATTGGTCTGGTGGGCTCCAGAGTTTTAAGAAAGAAAAATTAGTTTCCTCCAGGGCAGGGACTTATCCCTGCCCTGTCGTTTCCCTACCGCGTTCCCTTATCAACAGGGAAAAAGTCTCGGAAAAAACCTGTCCCTTCATTCCTCCATCATGAGACCATGGACCTTTGAAAGCCCTTCGAAGGAAAAGTCAAAAACGCTGGCCGGATTCTTACAGCGACTTTCAAAAAGCCGCATAGATTTCATTCCTTCTTCCCCTCAGGAAAGAGATTTCGATAGGCTGTCGCGAAGCCGTCCTTGCCGGTGG
This genomic window from Syntrophus gentianae contains:
- the hgcB gene encoding mercury methylation ferredoxin HgcB, which translates into the protein METLLYLENVVTLQLDAEKCVGCGMCLEVCPRGVLSMEKGQAGISKRDACIECGACSRNCPTGAFTVGTGPGCATAVINSMLGRKGDCCCCLDDGEGYYKGLERLQKKQEKQGISKDRV
- a CDS encoding PEP-CTERM sorting domain-containing protein — protein: MKKRCVMLLALFLSIGVICGTAHAGKIVLANDEWTLSNSGYSSVNDPDQFAKNVASWFTGGMGGGNFLAYSNNFGLTGSQLSNTMTGAGHTWTVSTAVTFDLATLSSYDGVFLAGYYVNNQVLIDYVNNGGNIYLAGGTGVGGAAYEAGQWNTFLNTFGLGFGTFYNGVGGNIAISSTHPIFASVDHLYQSNGSDTLDLNAGDLRNQVLISQSGHGLYAVYDSAVPLPPSILLLGTGIIGLVGSRVLRKKN